DNA sequence from the Ogataea parapolymorpha DL-1 chromosome II, whole genome shotgun sequence genome:
TGTCCGAGGCCATGACTCCGTCGATGTTCCTGGTCAGTTTGCTCGTGCTCTACACCGGTTTTGCTGTTCCTGTTAAAGACATGCACGGCTGGTCGAGATGGATCAATTATCTGGATCCGATCGCGTACGCGTTCGAGGCGCTGATCGCAAACGAGTTCCACGGAAGACAGTTCGAGTGCAACGACTTTATTCCTGGCTATCCTGGCGTGCCACAAGAAAACACCATTTGCAACACTCTGGGCGCCGAGGCTGGTGAAACGACCATATCCGGTACTAAATACATTGCCTTGGCATACAAATACTACGCCAAGCACAAATGGAGGAACTGGGGCATCAATCTGTCGTTTGCAATCTTCTTCCTTGGAGTGTACCTcctgctggtggaaaactCCAAATCTGCCATGCAAAAAGGAGACGTGTTGCTTTTCCTGTCGAGCTGGTTCAAAACGCCAACTCACGCCAGAGCGAAAAGCGACATCGAGACGGCCAACAATATTGAGAGCGTCAACTacgccaaggacgaggcTGGATCGTCCTCCGACTCCGGCCGGCTTGCTACCGGTAACGGCATCTTCCACTGGAGAGACGTCTGTTTCGACATCAAGGTCGgcaagaagccaaagagAATTCTGGACCACGTGGACGGCTGGGTCAAGCCCGGCACGCTGACCGCGCTGATGGGCGCATCTGGTGCCGGAAAGAccacgctgctggatgTGCTGGCCAACAGAGTCACCATTGGTGTGGTGACCGGCTCCATCTTCGTCAATGGCCAGGAGAGAAACCAGTCGTTCCAGAGATTCACCGGGTACGCACAGCAGCAAGATCTTCATATCCAGACGGCCACAGTGCGCGAGTCTTTGCGGTTCAGTGCATATCTCCGTCAGGACGCTTCTGTGTCCAAACAGGAGAAAGACGACTACGTTGAGGAAATTATCCGTGTTCTGGAGATGGAGAGCTATGCTGATGCTGTGGTTGGCGAGGCAGGCCAAGGTCTTAACATCGAGCAGCGCAAAAGACTCACCATCGGCGTGGAACTTGTCGCCAAAccgcagctgctcctgtTCCTGGACGAGCCCACGTCGGGTCTGGACTCGCAGACCGCCTGGTCGATCTGCCAGCTCATGCGGAAACTCTCCAACAGCGGCCAGGCCATTTTGTGCACGATCCACCAGCCGTCAGCCCGGCTTCTGCAGGAGTTCGACAGACTGCTTTTCCTGGCAGCTGGCGGAAAAACCGTGTATTTTGGTGAGCTTGGACCTAACTGCCAGACGCTGATCGATTACTTTGAGAAGAACGGCGCCAAGCCATGTCCTCCGCACGCCAATCCTGCCGAGTGGATGCTGGAAGTCATTGGCGCGGCGCCCGGCTCGCACGCAAAAAGAGACTACCACGAGGTGTGGACTCattctccagaaagagctgctgttcTAGAGGAACTGCACAGACTGGAAGAAACTGCCGACGAGAAAACACACCAGGAAGAAGCCAAACAGCGCCAGTTCGCCACGTCGTTCGCAACCCAGTACCATCTTGTCACCAAACGCATGGTCCAGCAGTACATCCGTACACCGTCGTACATCTACTCGAAGCTTCTGATGGCCATTGGTGTGTCCATGTTCAACGGGTTCACGTTCTTCCACGCCAACCACACGAAACAAGGTCTCCAGGACCAAATGCTCTCCATCTATCTTATGTGCATGTCGGGTATGGTctatttccagcagctgcttcCACTGAtcgaagaagagagaaaCGTCTACGAAGTGAGAGAACGGCCGTCGAAACTGTACAGCTGGTACGCGTTCGTGTCTGCAACGTTCACGGCCGAGCTGCCGTGGAGTTTCATCACCGGCACGCTGTCATTTGTCACATGGTACCTACCCCTGGGCCTGTACCGGGACGCGGAGCAGACAAACTCCGTTTCTGAGCGCGCCGGCCTGGTTTGGTTGTACCTGACGTTTTTCTACATGTACGCCACGACTCTTGGCTACTTCTGCTCGTTCGGACTGCAGGTGATGTCCAACGGAATGAACAACTCGTTCATGGTGTTTATGCTGTCGATGAACTTCTCCGGAGTGCTGATCTATCCTACCGGTTTCTGGACCTGGTTATATCACGTTTCTCCGCTGACATGGTGGATCGGCGGCATTGTTCCTGCGGGAATCCGCGATACGAGAATCCGCTGTGCTAGTGACGAGTACGTCAAATTCCCGCCTCTATCTGGCCAAACGTGCGGTCAATATATGCAGGAGTTTATCACCAAGAATGGCGGCGGATATGTGGTGAATCCTGACGCCACAGATATGTGCGAGTTCTGCTCAATGTCCAACTCCAACCAGTTCCTTCTGGGAAGACACATGAACCCAGACCATATGTGGAGAAACTTTGGACTGATCATCGCCTACACGGCATTCAACATTATTTGTACATATGCCTTCTACTACATCTTCCGTGTTCCAAAGAAGGGCAGCCGCGTGGAGAAGGAAACCTTCTTTattgaggaagaagacgaagaagacgaGAAAGCTGCACCAAAgaaatggtggcagaaacttggcaagaaaaattaattcTCTAATCTATCGATATCATTCGGTCaagcaagaaaaattaaTATCATTTAATATTATCTTAATACTCaagcaagaaaaattaaTTGTAATTATTATCTATTCAATACCACTCAAAGTCGTCTGCCCAGTCGCCGGTTGAGGATCCCAGTTTGAACTGTTCGAGTTTTTTCTCGAATTCCTGagcgttcttcttctggattAGCGACGGGTCTGGCAAAACGTCTTCCGAGGCAGTTTTTTTGCTTCGTGGGCCCCTGGCCGTAGAATTGTCTTTTTCACGCGCGCGTAACCGTTGAGGTTTCGATCTATCCTGGTGGGAACGTTGTGTAGGTTCTGGATCGGCATATCGGCTCTGCAACGGCGGCGCCTTCCATTGAGGATCTATCCGCGAGAGCAGCGAGTTGTCTGTCTTTTGAGGCTCCCTGCGGCTCCCCTTAGCTCTAGTTGGTTTGTCCTTCGAATGTTCTTTAGGATTATGTCTAGATCCTTGAGATTTTTGCCCTTCTTGCTTCACCGGGGTCTTATGAACCTCTACAGAGGCTTTTACCGGCAGCAGTCTCTGAGCATTCTTTGAAAGCGTGCCCTTCGACACAGGGACGGTCTCCCAATCCGAGTCGTCGCTCACTTCCTCCACAGAGTCCGAAAACTGGGTGTTGTCGCTCTCTCGACTGTGGCTCTCGCGCGACGTTGGCTCGCCTCCAAATCGCTTGCCCACTAGCTTTTTATCCTGTTTCACAGCCGTCGCCACTGCTTCTGTGTCATCTGCCCACCGCGAAGCGAGAGGCGCTCCGGCTGGCATAATTAAGAGTTCTGTATCAAGTCAAAAAAATGTTCGTATTAGTTAATCAATTAATGCGGTAGCCTGGGGAAATTATCTTTTTTATAACATGTTTAGAAGAGTCTTTTCGACAACTCCAATTAGAGCCACCGATCCGCTGTTGGACTCGGTGCAGCAGGCCGTCAAGGCAAAATACTCGAAAACGACGTCCTCGTTCGGTATGAGACTTGTCAAGGTCTTCCTCCCCACATTGCTCGGCTTGACAGCGTACGTGGGCTACAACTCCTACAATTCCAGACCGGCCTTCATCCCGCTGCTATACGCCAAATCTTTACCTCTGAGCCGCTCCAAGGAATCCAAAGGCATTGATCTCGACAAATTAAAGGCAAACACTAAGGAAATCCTCCTCTCTAAACTATCCATGAACCATACAATAAAAAACACTCTAGGGCTTCCGCTGCAATTGGGCGAGTTTCTGAGCTTCAACGTCAAGATCGAGTACAAAAACGTGTTTTTTGAAGGTCTCGAAATCGACTGCACCAAAAGATGGTTCCCCCCGGAGTTCAGATGGAGCCACCGCGAGTTTGCACCAAAGCTGAAGGACGACCTCAACGGCCTGCTCGAGCCCATGACCTCGGACGGGTCCTTCACGCTGGACTCGGTGGAAAACCGCTACGGCAACAAGAGAGATTACAACCTTATAGTGGGCGGATCTATAGAGGCGTACTCAACGTTCGACCTGGTGTCGGATGAGGTTGATCCCGGAACTGCGAAAATCACATTCACGGGGACGATACAGTATGACCATATCAAATCTCTGAAAACAGACACAATCGTCCTTTCATACAGATCAAACGGCCAGACAGTGGTGCACCAGCTGCTATGAGatcaggctgtgcaaaaatatttttgcaaaGAATGCC
Encoded proteins:
- a CDS encoding Multidrug resistance protein CDR2; translated protein: MSDSISVKSGDSQYFGFDSNVETQVRGLARELSHVSAYETEKNDNDARSLIRTLTNYSQVPGVNPFVEDGIDSRLNPDSDDFDSKLWIQNMRKLMDSDPEYYKPASLSVAFRNLRASGVVSSEDYQTTILTAPIKFVMENFNNTFRKHVESRYFDILKPMDGLILPGTFTLVLGRPGAGCSTFLKTVASQTYGFKVAPESIISYDGFSPKDIESNYRGEVTFSAEKDEHYPQLTVRQTLGFAAKLKAPRNRPQGVSAQAYADHMTKVYMAMYGLSHTADTKVGNDFVKGVSGGERKRVSTAELSLCGSKIQCWDNSTRGLDSATALEFLRALKTSATVLRTTPITSVYQCSEDSYNLFDNVLLLYEGYQIYYGPASHAKQFFQKMGYVCPPRQTTADFLTSLTSPKERIPREGMENRVPRTPKEFNDYWRQSPEYADMVAQTDAYIKKSAADDLREQFHQSHVARQEKGSRSRSPYTSTYWTQVRENMRRYWWKIKGDPSLLYFHIFFRVAISLVISSLYYNLKNTTSDLYYRGACMFFATMFNAMSVMMEVITCFEARQIAEKHKKYALYHPSTDALASVITEIPNKVIINTGFNLVFYFMVNFRRTPGHFFFYLLTNLTSTFTMSHMMRSLASLFRTLSEAMTPSMFLVSLLVLYTGFAVPVKDMHGWSRWINYLDPIAYAFEALIANEFHGRQFECNDFIPGYPGVPQENTICNTLGAEAGETTISGTKYIALAYKYYAKHKWRNWGINLSFAIFFLGVYLLLVENSKSAMQKGDVLLFLSSWFKTPTHARAKSDIETANNIESVNYAKDEAGSSSDSGRLATGNGIFHWRDVCFDIKVGKKPKRILDHVDGWVKPGTLTALMGASGAGKTTLLDVLANRVTIGVVTGSIFVNGQERNQSFQRFTGYAQQQDLHIQTATVRESLRFSAYLRQDASVSKQEKDDYVEEIIRVLEMESYADAVVGEAGQGLNIEQRKRLTIGVELVAKPQLLLFLDEPTSGLDSQTAWSICQLMRKLSNSGQAILCTIHQPSARLLQEFDRLLFLAAGGKTVYFGELGPNCQTLIDYFEKNGAKPCPPHANPAEWMLEVIGAAPGSHAKRDYHEVWTHSPERAAVLEELHRLEETADEKTHQEEAKQRQFATSFATQYHLVTKRMVQQYIRTPSYIYSKLLMAIGVSMFNGFTFFHANHTKQGLQDQMLSIYLMCMSGMVYFQQLLPLIEEERNVYEVRERPSKLYSWYAFVSATFTAELPWSFITGTLSFVTWYLPLGLYRDAEQTNSVSERAGLVWLYLTFFYMYATTLGYFCSFGLQVMSNGMNNSFMVFMLSMNFSGVLIYPTGFWTWLYHVSPLTWWIGGIVPAGIRDTRIRCASDEYVKFPPLSGQTCGQYMQEFITKNGGGYVVNPDATDMCEFCSMSNSNQFLLGRHMNPDHMWRNFGLIIAYTAFNIICTYAFYYIFRVPKKGSRVEKETFFIEEEDEEDEKAAPKKWWQKLGKKN